In Methanothermobacter sp., the following are encoded in one genomic region:
- the ahaH gene encoding ATP synthase archaeal subunit H yields the protein MTTISEAITTIKKAENDADRLIQEAREKSSQLIDDARTRSSELLEKAEREASEKGDELIMEAEERARKEAISISGKAKREVETMKSAAMGRVPEAASIIVKSIL from the coding sequence ATGACAACCATATCGGAAGCTATCACTACCATAAAGAAGGCTGAAAATGACGCTGACAGGTTAATTCAGGAGGCCAGAGAAAAATCATCCCAGCTAATCGATGACGCCAGAACCAGGTCCAGTGAACTCCTTGAAAAGGCTGAAAGGGAGGCCAGTGAGAAGGGCGATGAGCTCATAATGGAGGCAGAGGAAAGGGCCAGAAAGGAAGCCATCAGCATTTCAGGGAAGGCAAAGCGTGAAGTGGAGACAATGAAATCAGCGGCAATGGGCAGGGTCCCTGAGGCCGCCAGCATTATCGTGAAAAGTATCTTGTAG
- a CDS encoding citryl-CoA lyase: MAIGKDSLENVFRMGSPKWRTSITRVEPNRIVTRGYSQEDLIGGVSFSEMVYLLIRGELPPGNVARMLEAVLVSFCDHGVTPPSTQAARMIASAGSPVHACIAGGLLAFGKNHAGAIERSMKLFQETVSGCESEDEIPEAAVRLVDDHLRRNRKVPGFGHRYHNADPRAVRLLDLAEEYDCVGPHTRLAVEVQNVLLERKGVRMNVDGANAGILSDMGFDWRTGAGVFMIGRLPGLISHVYEEKVREPAFRKFFDIEEIHYDGEEEKNLSAGADLEPMPE, from the coding sequence ATGGCTATAGGAAAGGATTCACTTGAAAATGTATTCAGGATGGGTTCCCCGAAGTGGAGGACTTCCATTACTAGGGTTGAGCCTAATCGGATTGTTACCAGGGGTTATTCTCAGGAGGATTTGATTGGTGGTGTTTCTTTTTCTGAGATGGTTTACCTGTTGATTCGGGGTGAGCTTCCGCCTGGTAATGTTGCGAGGATGCTGGAGGCTGTCCTTGTGTCTTTCTGTGATCATGGGGTGACTCCGCCCAGTACGCAGGCTGCCCGTATGATTGCCTCTGCTGGTTCTCCGGTGCATGCCTGTATTGCCGGTGGTCTTCTGGCCTTTGGTAAGAATCATGCAGGGGCCATCGAGAGGTCCATGAAGCTTTTCCAGGAGACTGTTTCAGGGTGTGAGTCTGAGGATGAGATTCCTGAGGCTGCTGTGAGGCTGGTGGATGATCATCTGCGGAGGAACAGGAAGGTCCCGGGTTTCGGGCACAGGTATCATAATGCGGATCCCCGTGCTGTGCGGCTCCTGGACCTTGCAGAGGAGTACGACTGTGTCGGCCCCCACACGAGGCTTGCGGTTGAGGTTCAGAACGTACTCCTTGAGCGTAAGGGTGTCAGGATGAACGTTGATGGTGCCAACGCCGGAATACTCTCAGATATGGGTTTTGACTGGCGCACAGGTGCAGGGGTGTTCATGATAGGACGGCTCCCAGGACTCATATCCCACGTATACGAGGAAAAGGTGCGTGAACCGGCCTTCAGAAAATTCTTCGACATCGAAGAAATACACTACGACGGCGAGGAGGAGAAGAACCTCTCTGCCGGCGCAGACCTTGAACCAATGCCTGAATAG
- a CDS encoding fumarate hydratase translates to MDIAARVRDALVRAGTTTSPDVMRAYKRALEREEDEKAAWILELLIKNARIAEESGRPLCDDTGIPHVIVEVGEDAFLHGGFFNLIRRGIAEGLLKLPGRPMAVRGDEIERIEQSRGLYSDPSKLPPAPFLVDSVPGDEVRIHVLLLGGGPEIRARTRRVFHRHSYRKVFEEVLTWMKTEVPLLGCTPCIPVIGIGRTHFEATSLMLRAMATGSLDEQSEIEDYITESLNSTGTGPLGLGGSTTALGSLVNVGPQRASGVRIVSMRLACCVEPRRATIKL, encoded by the coding sequence TTGGATATAGCGGCACGGGTGAGGGATGCCCTTGTAAGGGCGGGTACAACCACATCACCGGATGTTATGCGGGCATATAAGCGGGCCCTTGAGAGGGAAGAGGATGAAAAGGCAGCATGGATCCTTGAACTTCTAATTAAAAACGCCAGGATAGCCGAAGAAAGCGGCAGACCCCTCTGTGATGACACAGGAATACCCCACGTCATCGTTGAGGTGGGTGAAGATGCCTTCCTCCATGGTGGCTTCTTCAACCTCATAAGGAGGGGGATTGCTGAGGGCCTCCTTAAACTTCCAGGAAGACCCATGGCTGTGCGGGGCGATGAGATTGAGAGGATAGAGCAGAGCCGGGGCCTCTACAGTGACCCGTCAAAACTTCCCCCAGCACCCTTCCTTGTTGACTCAGTCCCGGGAGACGAGGTCAGAATCCATGTTCTCCTCCTTGGGGGCGGCCCCGAGATAAGGGCAAGGACCAGAAGGGTTTTTCACAGACACAGCTATAGAAAAGTATTTGAGGAAGTTCTGACATGGATGAAAACAGAGGTCCCTTTACTTGGATGCACCCCGTGCATACCTGTTATAGGTATTGGGAGAACTCATTTTGAGGCCACGAGCCTTATGCTCAGGGCAATGGCCACTGGAAGCCTTGATGAGCAGTCTGAAATTGAGGATTACATTACAGAATCCCTTAACAGTACCGGAACAGGGCCCCTGGGTCTTGGGGGATCCACAACAGCCCTTGGTTCCCTGGTGAATGTGGGGCCTCAGAGGGCCAGCGGCGTCAGAATAGTCTCAATGAGGCTGGCATGCTGTGTGGAGCCGAGAAGGGCGACAATAAAACTGTAG
- a CDS encoding peptidase gives MEKTRRYLDRIGIGVPEGESEKRFSDGGQYRFEVPGIQRPGAMRALLDAMEEHDVRVHRVTQTKGIMLLTDGEIEEMAELAREAGIELFLSVGPRATYDTSASARTPEGSRIGYRLRGYDNLVYAVEDVRRAAELGVRGIVVYDEGLLWVLGRMRGDGELPADLHFKVSAHCGHGNPASARLLQDMGADSLNPVRDLQIPMLAAIREAIDISIDVHTENPKSSGGFIRHYEVPDIIRYASPVYLKTGGSVAGHHGWDTTESQARERIRQVVLVRDMIERYYPEAVFSSGKDLAVPVGGM, from the coding sequence TTGGAAAAAACCCGTAGATACCTTGATAGAATCGGAATAGGAGTCCCCGAAGGTGAATCAGAGAAGAGATTCAGTGATGGCGGACAGTACCGCTTTGAGGTCCCAGGGATACAGAGGCCCGGGGCCATGAGGGCCCTCCTGGATGCCATGGAAGAACATGACGTCAGGGTCCACAGGGTAACCCAGACAAAGGGTATAATGCTCCTCACCGACGGTGAAATTGAGGAGATGGCTGAACTGGCCCGTGAAGCCGGCATCGAACTCTTCCTGAGTGTGGGTCCCAGGGCAACCTATGATACAAGTGCATCTGCAAGGACCCCGGAGGGTTCAAGGATAGGTTACAGGCTCAGGGGATACGACAACCTGGTCTATGCGGTTGAGGATGTGCGGAGGGCTGCTGAACTCGGTGTAAGGGGCATAGTGGTCTACGATGAGGGACTCCTCTGGGTTCTCGGGAGGATGCGAGGCGACGGTGAACTGCCAGCTGACCTCCACTTCAAGGTCTCAGCCCACTGCGGGCACGGCAACCCTGCATCAGCACGGCTCCTTCAGGATATGGGCGCCGATTCCCTCAACCCTGTGAGGGACCTCCAGATACCCATGCTTGCAGCAATAAGGGAGGCCATTGACATTTCAATCGATGTCCACACAGAGAACCCCAAGTCATCCGGTGGATTCATAAGACACTACGAGGTCCCTGATATCATAAGGTACGCATCCCCGGTTTACCTCAAAACAGGGGGATCCGTTGCGGGACACCATGGATGGGATACCACAGAGTCACAGGCCCGTGAGAGGATAAGGCAGGTTGTGCTTGTGAGGGACATGATAGAGCGTTACTACCCTGAAGCCGTGTTCTCATCCGGGAAGGACCTCGCGGTACCTGTGGGGGGAATGTAG
- a CDS encoding MmgE/PrpD family protein, whose translation MGTFITITVIFKGNIVASMMTGRLAEFVSSLSYRDLPPEIIERANICVLDFLGVSLRGSGERSGLVALRALGTGEGNSTVIGHGRGSDERAALLNGIFAHNLDLDDGHRGAQLHPGACVIPAALAAAEALDAEFREFIAGIVAGYEVAIFMGLLANPGHRKRGFHTTGTCGTFGAAAAAASLMGLDCEETVNALGLAGTQAAGLLESDHAGSMGKHLHAGRAAQSGLISAKLALEGFTGAESIIEGKEGFLNAMCQPPSEVPETGVFHIGDVYLKRYPVCRHLHSTLDCALEIFGMTGFQASDIDEVLVETYEIAAEHDSYSPKTVEAVRQSLPVSLAIILEKGDLRVEDLDMVPDVRETASKIRIMVDPEMQGMKNRRPARVTVRLRDGSVHTAFRELPSGEPEDPYTWEDILEKFKLLNPGYRTDKLDILRGAWSESISEIISQVLD comes from the coding sequence ATGGGAACCTTTATAACAATCACTGTTATATTTAAAGGCAACATAGTAGCATCAATGATGACAGGAAGGCTTGCAGAATTTGTATCATCACTCTCATACAGGGACCTCCCTCCTGAGATCATTGAAAGGGCAAATATATGCGTCCTGGACTTTCTGGGCGTCTCACTCAGGGGTTCAGGGGAGAGGAGCGGCCTTGTGGCACTCAGGGCACTGGGCACCGGCGAGGGAAATTCGACGGTCATAGGCCATGGAAGGGGTTCTGATGAAAGGGCTGCCCTCCTCAATGGCATATTTGCCCATAACCTTGACCTTGATGACGGCCACAGGGGGGCCCAGCTGCATCCAGGGGCATGCGTGATCCCCGCGGCCCTCGCAGCTGCAGAGGCCCTGGATGCAGAGTTCAGGGAGTTCATAGCAGGGATTGTGGCAGGTTATGAGGTGGCCATCTTCATGGGCCTCCTCGCAAACCCGGGCCACAGGAAGAGGGGCTTCCACACCACAGGTACCTGTGGCACATTCGGGGCCGCCGCAGCCGCAGCCAGCTTAATGGGCCTTGACTGTGAGGAGACAGTCAATGCACTGGGACTTGCAGGGACCCAGGCAGCAGGACTCCTTGAATCAGACCATGCCGGGTCAATGGGCAAGCACCTGCACGCCGGGAGGGCGGCCCAGTCAGGACTCATATCTGCAAAGCTTGCACTGGAGGGTTTCACAGGGGCAGAGTCCATAATTGAGGGAAAGGAGGGGTTCCTCAATGCAATGTGCCAGCCCCCGTCAGAGGTACCTGAAACTGGCGTCTTCCACATAGGAGACGTTTACCTCAAGAGGTACCCTGTCTGCAGGCACCTTCACTCCACCCTTGACTGCGCCCTTGAAATATTTGGGATGACTGGATTTCAGGCATCAGATATAGATGAGGTCCTCGTGGAGACCTATGAGATTGCAGCAGAACACGACAGCTATTCCCCGAAAACTGTTGAGGCGGTGAGGCAGAGCCTGCCTGTTTCACTGGCTATAATCCTCGAGAAAGGGGATCTCAGGGTTGAGGACCTTGATATGGTCCCTGATGTCAGGGAGACTGCATCAAAGATCAGAATAATGGTGGATCCAGAGATGCAGGGTATGAAGAACAGGAGACCGGCACGTGTCACAGTGAGGCTAAGGGACGGCAGTGTCCACACAGCCTTCAGAGAACTCCCATCAGGGGAACCAGAGGACCCCTACACCTGGGAGGACATCCTTGAGAAGTTCAAACTCCTGAACCCTGGTTACAGGACAGATAAACTGGATATCCTGAGGGGGGCATGGTCAGAGAGTATCTCAGAGATAATCTCTCAGGTCCTTGACTGA
- a CDS encoding tRNA(Ile)(2)-agmatinylcytidine synthase has protein sequence MYRIHVGIDDTDSPDGMCTTYISCFIIHELKSCGFTTEGYPRLIRLNPFAPHKTRGNGAVAFTVRAESEDEIDDIRDIVIRSVEGLAELDNEGTNPGVVFYTGEITYSMREFAVSAIRRILKIEDAMRVAEEVGAEVHGFKRGRGIIGALAAIGCPLEDRTYELLTYRVPENYGKPRQIDIESVRIMDIETGSETFDNIDGDYIAIEPHTPCPILYGIRGESPEVLLRAMEMVRVSEEIERFCIFETNQHTDQHIQDADSIAEMEKFGCYRISGEVLDRPRVIEGGHVFFTLGDDSGEIECGAYEPTKDFRKVILELIPGDRVTVYGGIGAQGTLNIEKIHLERAAELYVEENPLCTCGRRMKSAGRNKGFKCPSCGRRVRNSRKVKRVLERPLREGYYEVPTCARRHLSKQLVRMGISGGSYPSGRFKNGD, from the coding sequence ATGTACAGAATTCATGTGGGTATAGATGATACCGATTCCCCCGATGGGATGTGCACAACCTATATATCATGCTTTATAATCCATGAACTTAAAAGTTGCGGTTTCACCACTGAGGGTTACCCGCGGCTCATAAGACTTAACCCCTTTGCACCCCACAAGACCCGGGGTAACGGTGCAGTGGCATTCACCGTGAGGGCCGAATCAGAGGATGAAATTGATGATATCAGGGATATCGTCATTCGCAGTGTTGAGGGGCTCGCGGAGCTTGATAATGAGGGGACAAACCCCGGGGTTGTCTTCTATACCGGTGAGATCACATATTCCATGAGGGAATTCGCCGTATCAGCCATAAGGAGAATACTCAAAATTGAAGATGCCATGAGGGTTGCAGAGGAGGTGGGGGCAGAGGTTCATGGATTCAAAAGGGGGAGGGGGATCATAGGGGCCCTTGCAGCCATCGGTTGTCCCCTTGAGGACAGGACATATGAACTTCTCACCTACAGGGTCCCTGAAAACTACGGAAAACCCCGCCAGATAGACATAGAATCTGTGAGGATCATGGACATTGAAACAGGCAGTGAGACCTTTGATAACATTGATGGTGACTACATTGCAATAGAGCCACATACACCCTGCCCAATACTCTATGGTATACGCGGCGAATCCCCTGAGGTCCTCCTGAGGGCCATGGAGATGGTTCGTGTCTCTGAGGAGATAGAGAGGTTCTGCATCTTCGAGACAAACCAGCACACAGACCAGCACATCCAGGATGCAGACAGCATAGCTGAGATGGAAAAATTCGGCTGCTACCGCATCAGCGGTGAGGTGCTTGACAGGCCAAGGGTGATTGAGGGGGGCCACGTATTCTTCACCCTTGGCGACGACTCCGGTGAAATCGAATGCGGTGCCTATGAACCAACAAAGGACTTCAGGAAGGTCATCCTTGAACTCATACCAGGGGACAGGGTCACCGTTTATGGGGGTATCGGGGCCCAGGGGACACTGAACATTGAAAAGATACACCTTGAGAGGGCTGCTGAGCTCTATGTGGAGGAAAACCCCCTCTGCACCTGTGGAAGGCGCATGAAATCCGCAGGCAGAAATAAGGGGTTCAAGTGTCCCTCATGTGGGCGGAGGGTAAGAAATTCCAGAAAGGTTAAAAGGGTACTTGAGAGGCCACTGAGGGAGGGCTACTATGAGGTCCCCACCTGCGCCAGAAGACACCTCTCAAAGCAGCTTGTGAGGATGGGAATCTCTGGCGGCTCTTACCCATCTGGTCGGTTTAAGAATGGGGATTGA
- a CDS encoding transcriptional regulator, with protein MDKSVKREDVLREIHELLTSNGFETSHIYERSCFDLMARRKLLLLLLKVLVNIDGINSLQAHEIKTLAHTFLASPLLIGIRSKTEYLEEDVVYERHGIPVVAPETFRTMVVDGEYPEVIADRGGYYVQIDGRTLREVREEYNLSLKDLADLAHVSRKTIYKYENGLARASPETAMKLEEILNIRITLSIDILSVPERDEVEIRPKGRLGDIGFGMIETQRTPFDAVAKELKFESTVITDLEKGRDSRTLRRMAVPLRDLSLVSGSESVFIIDNPRISENLEGVPVIKSWEIGEMESSREFLKVIAERKTCS; from the coding sequence TTGGATAAATCTGTTAAAAGGGAAGATGTATTAAGGGAGATACATGAACTTCTTACCAGCAACGGATTTGAAACATCCCACATATATGAAAGGAGCTGCTTTGACCTCATGGCCAGGAGAAAGCTCCTTCTACTTCTACTTAAGGTCCTTGTGAACATTGATGGTATAAATAGTTTGCAGGCCCATGAGATAAAAACCCTTGCACACACGTTCCTGGCATCACCACTCCTCATCGGTATAAGGTCAAAGACAGAGTACCTTGAGGAGGATGTTGTCTATGAAAGGCACGGTATCCCCGTCGTTGCCCCTGAGACCTTCAGGACCATGGTGGTTGATGGAGAGTACCCTGAGGTTATAGCTGACCGTGGCGGTTACTATGTGCAGATAGACGGGAGAACCCTGAGGGAGGTCCGTGAGGAATATAACCTCTCACTAAAGGACCTTGCTGACCTGGCCCATGTATCCCGCAAGACCATCTACAAGTATGAGAATGGGCTTGCAAGGGCCTCGCCTGAAACAGCCATGAAACTCGAGGAGATACTCAACATAAGGATAACACTCTCAATTGACATCTTGAGTGTCCCTGAGAGGGATGAAGTTGAAATAAGACCAAAGGGAAGGCTGGGTGATATTGGCTTCGGGATGATCGAGACCCAGAGGACCCCCTTTGATGCCGTTGCAAAGGAACTGAAATTTGAGAGTACCGTCATAACTGACCTTGAGAAGGGGAGGGATTCAAGGACCCTCCGGAGGATGGCTGTGCCTCTGAGGGACCTGTCACTTGTAAGTGGTTCAGAATCTGTTTTTATCATTGATAACCCCCGTATAAGTGAGAACCTCGAGGGTGTGCCTGTGATCAAGAGCTGGGAGATAGGTGAGATGGAGAGCAGCAGGGAGTTCCTGAAGGTGATAGCGGAAAGGAAGACCTGTAGCTGA
- the serA gene encoding phosphoglycerate dehydrogenase: MKVLIADSINEKGISELEEVAEVVVNTTITPEELLEAIKDFDAIVVRSRTKVTREVIEAAPHLKIIARAGVGVDNVDVKAATERGIMVINAPESTSITVAEHSIGLMLALARKISLADKSVKEGKWEKNRFMGIELNGKTLGIIGMGRIGSQVVVRTKAFGMDILVYDPYISREAAEEMGVTVTDLETLLRESDIVTIHVPLTPETRHLISEDEFKLMKETAFIVNCARGGIIDEEALYRALRDGEIAGAALDVFEEEPPEGSPLLELENVVLTPHIGASTAEAQRDAAIIVANEIKTVFQGASPRNVLNMPVLDQETYKSLRPYTEIAEKLGSIITQALPGNIEKLDVTYCGELADMQFDILTRTMLQAILNPILTEPVNLINAPAIAKKRGIVVTEAKRSEAGGYRSIIMVKAVSDRGEFSVEATHIKEPTIIGINGYRVDVKPEGTMIIARYRDLPGTIGAIGTKLGEHQINIATMQVGRKEIGGEAVMVLKVDQSVPAEVIDEVKKLENVDDAVAIEI; this comes from the coding sequence ATGAAAGTGCTTATTGCTGATTCCATCAATGAAAAGGGAATATCTGAACTTGAAGAGGTGGCGGAGGTTGTGGTTAACACAACCATAACACCCGAGGAGCTCCTTGAGGCCATAAAGGACTTCGATGCCATAGTTGTCAGGAGCCGGACCAAGGTCACAAGGGAAGTCATAGAGGCAGCCCCCCACCTCAAGATAATCGCAAGGGCGGGTGTGGGCGTTGACAACGTGGATGTTAAGGCCGCCACAGAGAGGGGTATAATGGTCATAAACGCCCCGGAGTCAACATCCATAACAGTTGCCGAACATTCAATAGGCCTCATGCTGGCCCTCGCAAGGAAGATCTCCCTTGCAGATAAATCCGTCAAGGAGGGTAAATGGGAGAAGAACAGGTTCATGGGTATAGAGCTAAACGGCAAAACCCTCGGTATAATAGGTATGGGCCGTATAGGTTCACAGGTTGTTGTGAGGACAAAGGCCTTCGGAATGGACATACTGGTATATGACCCCTACATAAGCAGGGAGGCCGCCGAGGAAATGGGTGTAACCGTCACAGACCTTGAAACACTCCTGAGGGAATCCGACATTGTGACCATACACGTACCCCTCACCCCAGAGACAAGGCACCTCATCTCAGAGGATGAATTCAAACTGATGAAGGAAACCGCATTCATAGTTAACTGTGCCCGTGGAGGTATAATCGACGAGGAAGCCCTCTACAGGGCCCTCAGGGATGGTGAAATAGCAGGGGCGGCCCTTGATGTATTCGAGGAGGAGCCCCCGGAGGGCAGTCCGCTACTTGAACTTGAGAACGTTGTCCTCACACCACATATAGGCGCCTCAACAGCTGAGGCCCAGAGGGACGCTGCAATAATAGTTGCAAATGAGATAAAAACAGTTTTCCAGGGGGCTTCACCCAGGAACGTCCTTAACATGCCAGTGCTGGACCAGGAAACCTACAAGTCCCTCAGACCCTACACCGAGATCGCAGAGAAACTGGGAAGCATCATCACACAGGCCCTCCCAGGTAACATAGAGAAACTGGACGTCACCTACTGCGGTGAACTTGCAGATATGCAGTTCGATATACTCACAAGGACCATGCTGCAGGCCATCCTCAACCCCATACTCACAGAACCCGTGAACCTAATAAATGCGCCGGCAATTGCAAAGAAGAGAGGTATCGTGGTTACAGAGGCCAAGAGGTCAGAGGCTGGTGGCTACAGGTCCATAATAATGGTAAAGGCTGTTTCTGACAGGGGCGAGTTCAGCGTGGAGGCCACCCATATCAAGGAGCCCACAATAATCGGTATCAACGGATACAGGGTGGATGTGAAGCCAGAGGGTACAATGATAATAGCACGCTACAGGGACCTCCCAGGTACCATAGGTGCCATCGGAACCAAGCTGGGCGAGCACCAGATAAACATAGCCACCATGCAGGTTGGAAGGAAGGAGATCGGTGGCGAGGCCGTCATGGTCCTCAAGGTTGACCAGAGTGTCCCGGCTGAAGTCATAGATGAGGTAAAGAAACTTGAGAACGTGGACGATGCTGTTGCAATAGAAATATAA
- a CDS encoding Mov34/MPN/PAD-1 family protein has product MDKRAPDRMGLIERILDFMGVKPVRRVLIDSDVIEEALEIAKRSHPHEFVALLEGKQEGDALHITGLIFLPSRTSDEGAVMDVLMLPPFTGTVGSVHSHPGPSNLPSGADMQFFSKNGLFHMIVAHPYTVEMVAAYTRQGVPVGFEIV; this is encoded by the coding sequence ATGGACAAGAGAGCGCCTGATAGAATGGGTTTAATTGAAAGGATCCTTGATTTTATGGGTGTAAAACCGGTAAGGAGGGTGCTGATTGATTCCGATGTCATTGAGGAGGCCCTGGAGATCGCAAAAAGGTCACATCCCCATGAATTTGTGGCGCTCCTTGAGGGAAAACAGGAGGGTGATGCCCTTCACATCACTGGCCTTATATTCCTGCCATCAAGGACCTCTGATGAGGGGGCTGTTATGGATGTTCTGATGCTCCCCCCATTTACAGGTACGGTGGGGTCGGTGCACTCCCATCCGGGCCCCAGCAATTTACCATCAGGTGCTGATATGCAGTTCTTCTCAAAGAATGGTCTCTTCCATATGATAGTAGCACACCCCTACACTGTGGAAATGGTTGCAGCCTATACAAGGCAGGGTGTACCTGTGGGGTTTGAGATTGTTTAA
- a CDS encoding tRNA(His) guanylyltransferase Thg1 family protein has product MREHEIYSNLRVPPSSRIVLRLDGRGFHRLTAKAGFRRPYDDVFRDLMVSACLEIMNEFSPSLIYTFSDEINVLLDSVPFSGRVEKLDSVFPAFASSSFTLNAIKRGLSLYKPVSFDCRVIPLGRDMVWRYFRSRQDEAWRNCLNSYAYWTLRDEMDRDDAARTLNGMKSDSLHEMLFERGLNISEVPAWQRRGIGVYRAPVKVRGYNPITEREVSAVRMRVKVDMELPLFTEEFFEGLQGLKEHNGQESA; this is encoded by the coding sequence ATGAGGGAACATGAAATCTACTCAAACCTCAGGGTGCCACCGTCCTCCCGCATAGTACTGAGGCTTGATGGGAGGGGCTTTCACAGGCTAACAGCAAAGGCAGGGTTTAGGAGGCCCTATGATGATGTCTTCCGTGACCTCATGGTTTCAGCGTGCCTTGAGATCATGAATGAGTTCAGCCCATCACTCATATACACCTTCTCTGATGAGATCAACGTACTCCTTGACTCTGTCCCATTCTCAGGGAGGGTTGAGAAGCTTGACTCGGTCTTCCCGGCTTTTGCATCGTCATCATTCACACTTAACGCCATAAAAAGGGGTTTATCACTTTACAAACCTGTTTCATTTGACTGCAGGGTTATACCACTGGGTAGAGACATGGTCTGGAGGTACTTCAGGTCAAGGCAGGATGAGGCCTGGAGGAACTGCCTCAACAGCTATGCATACTGGACACTGAGGGATGAAATGGATAGAGATGATGCCGCGAGAACCCTTAATGGGATGAAATCGGATTCCCTCCATGAGATGCTCTTTGAGAGGGGTTTGAACATCTCAGAGGTTCCTGCCTGGCAGCGGAGGGGTATCGGGGTCTACAGGGCTCCGGTGAAGGTGAGGGGCTACAATCCCATAACTGAGAGGGAGGTCTCTGCGGTGAGGATGAGGGTGAAGGTTGACATGGAACTCCCCCTCTTTACAGAAGAATTTTTTGAAGGACTTCAGGGTTTGAAGGAACACAATGGACAAGAGAGCGCCTGA
- a CDS encoding aspartate dehydrogenase, whose protein sequence is MIVGIVGCGAIANLITGFVRDGKVPVELGFFYDRDLERAENLASMVDGTAVLDVADMLPHVDLVVEAASPEAVRELVPGILEAGSDVVVMSVGALMDPELRSLLERKASENNAKIHVPSGAIVGLDGLKAASMGSIRSVKLVTRKPPRSLGISMDEKKVLYTGKASEAVKRFPLNINVAAALSLACGRDIDVEIIADPAVDRNVHEVTVKGDFGEFKTITENVRCSINPKTSVMAAYSAIRLLKSLSENMHIGT, encoded by the coding sequence ATGATCGTGGGTATAGTGGGCTGCGGCGCAATAGCCAACCTTATAACGGGTTTTGTGAGGGATGGTAAGGTACCCGTTGAACTGGGATTCTTCTATGACAGGGACCTTGAGAGGGCAGAGAACCTGGCGTCCATGGTGGACGGGACCGCGGTCCTTGATGTTGCGGATATGCTCCCCCACGTTGATCTTGTGGTGGAGGCCGCATCACCTGAGGCTGTAAGGGAACTGGTCCCCGGAATACTTGAGGCAGGCAGTGACGTCGTCGTTATGAGTGTCGGCGCCCTCATGGACCCTGAATTAAGGAGCCTGCTTGAGAGGAAGGCCTCAGAGAATAATGCCAAGATACATGTACCCTCAGGGGCCATAGTGGGCCTCGATGGCCTGAAGGCAGCATCCATGGGCAGTATAAGGTCAGTTAAACTTGTTACAAGGAAACCCCCAAGGTCTCTGGGTATCAGCATGGATGAGAAGAAGGTCCTCTACACAGGTAAGGCATCAGAGGCCGTTAAGAGGTTTCCACTCAACATAAATGTGGCAGCAGCCCTCAGTCTCGCCTGCGGACGGGATATTGATGTTGAGATAATAGCGGACCCGGCAGTTGACCGTAACGTCCATGAGGTAACCGTTAAGGGGGACTTCGGGGAGTTCAAGACTATAACAGAGAATGTCAGGTGCTCCATAAACCCCAAGACAAGTGTGATGGCCGCCTATTCCGCCATAAGACTCCTTAAATCCCTCAGTGAGAACATGCACATTGGAACATGA
- a CDS encoding PRC-barrel domain-containing protein has translation MVELSSLYGLEIYTSRGKYVGRVQDVVLNIKKGRVSTLKVRPMRHDKKNVGIKDVLKTSIRIVPESDEIRPIQEEGIIDINYERVQAVGDILIISPDVSVEKKVNPIES, from the coding sequence ATGGTTGAATTATCCAGTCTATATGGACTTGAAATATACACGTCAAGGGGTAAGTACGTTGGAAGGGTTCAGGACGTTGTCCTCAACATCAAGAAGGGACGTGTCTCAACACTGAAGGTCCGTCCAATGAGACACGATAAGAAGAATGTGGGTATAAAGGATGTCCTCAAGACCAGCATAAGGATAGTCCCTGAATCAGATGAGATAAGACCCATACAGGAGGAGGGCATAATCGACATAAACTATGAACGTGTCCAGGCGGTTGGAGATATACTCATAATATCTCCGGATGTTTCAGTGGAGAAAAAGGTAAACCCCATTGAATCCTGA